Genomic DNA from Desulfurella sp.:
TAATATGAAACTTTACATTGATGGTCTTTTTTATAAGGGTAGTGGTATAGGAAGATACTATGAGTCTTTAACAAAGGAACTTGCTAAAAGAGGTATGAAAATTTATACATGTGTACCTGAAACTTTAAAAGATGATTTTGAAAAAGATTTTAAGGAAGTTAAAAATAACATAGAGCCTATTTTTGTAGATTTTGAAAAATTTTCTATTAAAGGTTTTTGGAAGCAATCTAAAATTTTGAAAAAACTGGAGCCTGAAGTTGATTTATTTTTTTATCCTCATATTAATTTACCTTTATACATTCCAAAGAACACAATTACCACAATACATGATTTAAGACCATTTACTCAATTTTGGGATAGAGGTAAAATTAAAAAAACAATGTTTAGTTTTTATTTAAACAGAGCAATTAAAAAATCTAGAAAAGTAGTAACTATTTCCAATAGCGTAGCTTCCGAACTTAAGGAAAAATTTGATTTTGATACAAATAAACTAAAAGTAATTTACGAATTTATAGATGATAAAT
This window encodes:
- a CDS encoding glycosyltransferase; this translates as NMKLYIDGLFYKGSGIGRYYESLTKELAKRGMKIYTCVPETLKDDFEKDFKEVKNNIEPIFVDFEKFSIKGFWKQSKILKKLEPEVDLFFYPHINLPLYIPKNTITTIHDLRPFTQFWDRGKIKKTMFSFYLNRAIKKSRKVVTISNSVASELKEKFDFDTNKLKVIYEFIDDKFMYHIKERKP